TACGTATCCCTGATATAACCACTGCTATTGAATATTCTTACTACAAGATTAGCTGCTTCTTTCACGACCAGCTTCAGGTTGAGAGAACTACTGGCGGGATTGGGATACACCTGTATGGTGACTTCGCTGTCATTAACTGTTGCTGACTTGCCACTGACTACCACCGTTACTTCATCGGTGGCTGTAACGCCATATGTATCCGTAACCGTGAGTCGAAAAACATAAGTACCTGTCAGGGTGAATGTAACCACCGGTGTTTGCGAAGCCGGATTCAGAATTGTTGCTCCGGCAGCAGGACCGCTTACCAGTTCCCATTTATAAATTGAGATATAATTGCTGGATGTAGAACCTGTACCATTGAGTGTTACAGTATTTACGGTCGGTAAAGTAATGCCCTGGTCTGCACCGGCATTGGCGACAAGATTATTACCGGCAGCAGCTTTCACAATTACATTGATATCATCCGTTGCAGTTGCACCATTATTATCGGTCACAGTCAGTCTGAATACATAAGTACCTACATAAGAGAGCTGGTTCACATCTGTCTTTGCTGAAGTAGCAGCAGGCAGTGATGCAGTACCCGGACCGGAGATCTGTGTCCATTTATAAGAGACGATAGATCCATCGCTGTCGCTTGAACCAGCACCATCTACGGTAGTTGAGTTCTTCGGCATCGTAATGGTGATATCGCTACCTGCTACAGCTACAGGCGCTTTATTAGCAGCAGCGGCAGTCACGGTGATGCTTACCTGGTCGGTAGCAGTTGCGCCACCGTTATCGGTTACTGTCAGTGTGAATACATAAGTGCCCGCGGTGGTGAGGTTGCTAATCGCAGGAGATGCGATGGTCGCACTACTGATTGTCGCGGTGACAGGACCTGAAGCCTGTACCCATTTGTAGGCAGAGATCGTACCGTCGCTGTCCGTACTACCTGTACCATTCAGTGTCACCGTTGATGTAGGTAGTGTAATGCTCTGGTCTGCACCAGCGTTTGCAGTCGGCGCTTTATTGACAGCAGCTGCAGTCACGGTAATGCTTACCTGGTCGGTAGCAGTCGCGCCACCGTTATCGGTTACTGTCAGTGTGAATACATAAGTGCCCGCGGTGGTGAGGTTGCTAATCGCAGGAGATGCGATGGTCGCACTACTGATTGTCGCGGCGACAGGACCTGAAGCCTGTACCCATTTGTAGGCAGCGATCGTACCATCGCTGTCTTTGGAGCCTGTACCGTTCAGGGTAACTGAAGTAGTAGGCAGTGTGATGGTCTGGTCAGTACCGGCATTCGCGGTGGGTGCAACATTCGCTGCTTTCACAGTGATGCTCACCTGGTCGGTAGCAGTCGCGCCACCGTTATCAGTTACTGTCAGTGTGAATATATAAGTGCCTGCGGTGGTGAGGTTGCTAATCGCAGGAGATGCGATGGTCGCACTACTGATTGTCGCGGCGACAGGACCTGAAGCCTGTACCCATTTGTAGGCAGCGATCGTACCATCGCTGTCTTTGGAACCTGTACCGTTCAGGGTTACCGTAGTTACAGGCAGCTGGATGGCCTGGTCGGTACCGGCATTGGCTGTAGGCGCTACGTTTGTAGTAGTTGCTGCTTTTACGGTGATGGTAATATTATCAGTACCGGTCGCGCCACCGTTATCGGTTACTGTCAGTGCGAATATATAAGTGCCAGCGGTGGTGAGGTTGCTAATCGCAGGAGATGCGATGGTCGCACTACTGATTGTCGCGGTGACAGGACCTGAAGATTGTACCCATTTGTAGGCAGCGATCGTACCATCGCTGTCTTTGGAGCCTGTACCGTTCAAGGTAGCTGAAGTAGTAGGCAGTGTGATGGTCTGGTCAGTACCGGCATTCGCGGTGGGTGCAACATTCGCTGCTTTCACGGTGATGCTCACCTGGTCGGTAGCAGTCGCGCCACCGTTATCGGTTACTGTCAGGGTGAATACATAAGTACCTGCAGCGGTCAGGTTCGTCAACACGGGCGATGCCACCGTGGCGCTGCTGAAAGTAGCCGTAACCGGACCGGAAGCCTGTACCCATTTGTAAGAATTAATGGTACCATCACTATCGGTAGATCCGGTACCGTTCAGTGTAACGGTTGTAAGGGGCAAAGTAATTGCCTGGTCAGTACCTGCATTGGCAGTCGGCGCAAGGTTTGCAGCAGTACCGGATGCATATTCATCGGCACCTGCATCAAATGCACTTCCCTGCGGGCGGGCGTTACCATCTATATCAGTTTTGAAATAGGCACCCAGATCTTTGCCCTGGTCGATGGCAGGCGAACCTGCTGCCAGGTGGAAGTTTTTGTTCGTCACATCTACGAACTTCACCGTTGCGGGATCAGGATAATTCAGGTTATTAGACCCTGTATAAGCGATACCGGATTGAATGGTGAGGTAGGCCAGTGAGCCCCTGGCGGCCAGTGAACCGGGTTTCACAGCAAGGTTATTGATAAAGAGGTTGCCGCTACCATCCGTGCCATTTGTATTTTGCATGCGGATAGCATCTCTGCCAGAGTTGACGATGGTATTATTCATCACATATACCTGCAGGGCCTTGTAGTTTTGTTTGGTCGGACGGTCATCGATGAAGATCGCATCCTGACCAATGCTCGTACCATCTATACCGCAATCGCTGAGAATATTATTATACACGTAGTTCAGACCAGTACCGAATACTTCGATCCCATTACCGGTTCCCTTGATTACGGTATTGTTATATACCTTACCATTGGATTCGCCACCCAGGATGATCCCTGCCTGCTGACTACCTTTATTCTCCACGCCATAGTTAGATACCTTGTTATTATAGATCTCTACGTTTTCAGGAGCGGATGCTACCTGGATGCCATCCCAGCCGGTGTTGGCAGTGGTCACGTTGTAGATTTTCAGGTTGTAAATGCGTGGAGGCAGTAAGGTGGTAGAGACGCCATTACAGGTCGCTGTTTCACCGTTTGGCGCGGTGTTCCCAATGTACATCCCTTCACCGGTTACGTCGTGTATATAAAGGTCGTGCAGTTTTACATTCCTGATAGCGAAGGTAGGATACTGGTTCGCGGGATCACAATCCGGGTTTACTTTGGCCATCACCCCTACTTCGGAGCCGGTGATCTCGAAGTGATCTGCTTCGTAATCGGTACAACCTTTACTGATACCCAGTCCTACGTTTAACTTTTTGGTCACCCCGTCTACACTGAAGCCATAGGTATCGGTGCTGCCGGTACCTGTTACTTTAAAGTATTTCGCGTTGTTGAATACGAAGCCATAGCTGCCGCCGTTCCCGAT
This window of the Chitinophaga sancti genome carries:
- a CDS encoding PKD domain-containing protein, which encodes MKNLPIVRLLICTCLSLIALLYPYVMKAQGDQTAITVKLATGQTTGAWLHLPDDYNSTSTTYPLLIFLHGVGEGGTDVNAVLAHGVPKMIANGAKMQYTVNGKLFKFIVVSPQIPNGWASETMVQNVLNDIKSRYRVDASRIYLTGLSAGGYGVLNYIASGTTYSDNLAAIVPVSSAAIDANKFAGLCNVASSKLAVWMLCGTSDSFIGNQRDYIADMKACNPAITPIATEYSGGTHSDDVWDKAYDPNHTYQNPNIYEWMLQYSRNASATISVPVAAVASSSLTITLPTNSVTLDGSSSTGTITTYAWTQTSGPSTATLGSTATSKATASNLVAGTYVFTLTVSNAAGSSTKTVTVTVNAATVAAPVAAVASSSIAVTLPANTAALDGSSSTGTITSYTWAQTSGPSTAALSSSSTAKATASSLVAGTYVFTLTVSNAAGSSTKASTVTVNTATVAAPVAAVASSSIAVTLPANTATLDGSLSTGTITSYTWAQTSGPSTASLSSTSTAKVTASSLVAGTYVFTLTVKNATGSSSKTVTVVVSAATGGKTACAGCKFLITPGTDGGAYINGTNLGVQPGDTVCIQSGSYDYIQFFNITGTTAKPIVFINCGGQVKIGNGGSYGFVFNNAKYFKVTGTGSTDTYGFSVDGVTKKLNVGLGISKGCTDYEADHFEITGSEVGVMAKVNPDCDPANQYPTFAIRNVKLHDLYIHDVTGEGMYIGNTAPNGETATCNGVSTTLLPPRIYNLKIYNVTTANTGWDGIQVASAPENVEIYNNKVSNYGVENKGSQQAGIILGGESNGKVYNNTVIKGTGNGIEVFGTGLNYVYNNILSDCGIDGTSIGQDAIFIDDRPTKQNYKALQVYVMNNTIVNSGRDAIRMQNTNGTDGSGNLFINNLAVKPGSLAARGSLAYLTIQSGIAYTGSNNLNYPDPATVKFVDVTNKNFHLAAGSPAIDQGKDLGAYFKTDIDGNARPQGSAFDAGADEYASGTAANLAPTANAGTDQAITLPLTTVTLNGTGSTDSDGTINSYKWVQASGPVTATFSSATVASPVLTNLTAAGTYVFTLTVTDNGGATATDQVSITVKAANVAPTANAGTDQTITLPTTSATLNGTGSKDSDGTIAAYKWVQSSGPVTATISSATIASPAISNLTTAGTYIFALTVTDNGGATGTDNITITVKAATTTNVAPTANAGTDQAIQLPVTTVTLNGTGSKDSDGTIAAYKWVQASGPVAATISSATIASPAISNLTTAGTYIFTLTVTDNGGATATDQVSITVKAANVAPTANAGTDQTITLPTTSVTLNGTGSKDSDGTIAAYKWVQASGPVAATISSATIASPAISNLTTAGTYVFTLTVTDNGGATATDQVSITVTAAAVNKAPTANAGADQSITLPTSTVTLNGTGSTDSDGTISAYKWVQASGPVTATISSATIASPAISNLTTAGTYVFTLTVTDNGGATATDQVSITVTAAAANKAPVAVAGSDITITMPKNSTTVDGAGSSDSDGSIVSYKWTQISGPGTASLPAATSAKTDVNQLSYVGTYVFRLTVTDNNGATATDDINVIVKAAAGNNLVANAGADQGITLPTVNTVTLNGTGSTSSNYISIYKWELVSGPAAGATILNPASQTPVVTFTLTGTYVFRLTVTDTYGVTATDEVTVVVSGKSATVNDSEVTIQVYPNPASSSLNLKLVVKEAANLVVRIFNSSGYIRDTYYMGNTNSVMKTFDVSRLSAGLYILEITDGKSMKLTSKFMKVN